In the Arthrobacter zhaoxinii genome, one interval contains:
- a CDS encoding beta-ketoacyl-[acyl-carrier-protein] synthase family protein → MDERVVITGMGAVTPLGGTWGETWAGLKDGRSGIDKITAFDATEFPTRIAGEVKNFDPAQYLPVKRLHRSSRASQLAVAASREAVADAGLGTSLEDTDAGVIINSAVSGYPEIQAATEIFGRDGLRRISPSFVASSLTNMPACEVAIDLAVHGPVNASALACASGTSALLEARRTLLSGDADVVVAGGTDAAITSVMFAGLSAMRGLSRNNDSPQEASRPFDADRDGFVFAEGAVVCVLELLSHARARGAEVYAELLGGALTSDAFHIVAPEPGGQYAAEAICRTLDRSRLNPEDVDLICAHGTSTQANDRTETLALHTAFGEHAPSLAVTAPKSMTGHLIGAAGTLGSLLCAMAIGEGVIPPTLNYSTPDPECDLDYVPGPARESPVRYALTNAFGFGGQNAVAAFGPV, encoded by the coding sequence ATGGACGAGCGCGTGGTCATCACCGGCATGGGGGCGGTGACACCGCTCGGCGGCACCTGGGGCGAAACCTGGGCGGGGCTGAAGGACGGGCGCAGCGGCATCGACAAAATCACCGCCTTCGATGCCACGGAGTTCCCCACCCGGATTGCCGGCGAAGTGAAGAACTTCGATCCGGCACAGTACCTGCCGGTCAAGCGCCTGCACCGGTCCTCCCGCGCCTCCCAGCTGGCGGTGGCGGCCTCACGCGAGGCAGTGGCCGACGCCGGACTTGGCACCTCCCTGGAAGACACCGACGCGGGGGTGATCATCAACAGTGCTGTCTCCGGATATCCGGAAATCCAGGCCGCCACGGAGATCTTCGGCCGTGACGGGCTGCGCCGCATCAGCCCCAGCTTCGTGGCATCGTCCCTGACGAACATGCCGGCCTGCGAGGTCGCCATCGATCTGGCGGTCCACGGTCCGGTGAACGCCAGCGCTCTGGCCTGCGCCAGCGGAACCTCCGCCCTGCTCGAGGCACGCCGCACCCTGCTGTCCGGCGACGCCGACGTAGTGGTGGCCGGCGGAACCGATGCGGCCATTACGTCGGTGATGTTCGCCGGGCTCAGCGCCATGCGCGGGTTGTCCCGGAACAATGATTCGCCGCAGGAGGCCAGCCGTCCCTTCGACGCGGACCGGGACGGGTTTGTTTTCGCCGAAGGAGCGGTGGTGTGTGTGCTGGAACTGCTCAGCCATGCCCGTGCCCGCGGCGCCGAGGTGTATGCGGAGCTGCTGGGCGGCGCGCTGACGTCCGATGCTTTCCACATTGTTGCTCCGGAACCCGGCGGACAGTACGCGGCTGAAGCCATCTGCCGCACGCTGGACCGGTCCCGGCTGAACCCGGAGGACGTGGACCTGATCTGTGCCCACGGAACCTCTACGCAGGCCAATGACCGGACCGAAACTCTAGCCCTGCACACCGCCTTCGGCGAGCACGCGCCGTCGCTCGCGGTTACTGCACCCAAGTCCATGACAGGGCACCTGATCGGCGCGGCGGGCACGCTCGGGTCCCTGTTGTGCGCGATGGCGATCGGCGAGGGTGTCATTCCGCCCACCCTGAACTACAGCACACCGGATCCGGAATGCGATCTGGACTATGTTCCCGGCCCGGCCCGCGAATCACCGGTCCGCTATGCGCTTACCAACGCGTTCGGTTTCGGCGGCCAAAACGCTGTGGCGGCGTTCGGGCCTGTCTGA